One Streptosporangium sp. NBC_01495 DNA window includes the following coding sequences:
- a CDS encoding lysophospholipid acyltransferase family protein: MFYWVVKAILSPLLHLIFRPWVEGVGNVPKQGPVILAGNHLSFADHFFGALFLRRKVISLGKSDYFTGRGLKGLMSRAFFSGVGTVPIDRSGGKASEAALRTGKRILEEGHVLAIYPEGTRSHDGRLYKGKTGVARLALESRVPVVPWAMVNTFEMMPSGRALPKLGIRPGVKFGKPLDFTRYYGMEEDRLVLRAVTDEIMYALMELSGQEYVDKYAASAKVEAARAAKGAKEAARQAAKEARRRP; this comes from the coding sequence GTGTTCTACTGGGTGGTCAAGGCCATCCTCTCGCCCCTACTCCATCTGATTTTCCGCCCGTGGGTGGAGGGCGTGGGGAACGTGCCGAAGCAAGGGCCGGTGATCCTGGCCGGAAACCACCTGTCGTTCGCCGACCACTTCTTCGGGGCGCTGTTCCTGCGGCGCAAGGTGATCTCTCTCGGCAAGTCCGACTACTTCACCGGCCGCGGTCTCAAAGGGCTGATGAGCAGGGCCTTCTTCAGCGGTGTCGGCACCGTCCCCATCGACCGCTCCGGAGGCAAGGCCAGCGAGGCGGCGTTGCGCACCGGCAAGCGCATCCTCGAGGAGGGGCACGTGCTCGCCATCTACCCCGAGGGTACGCGTTCCCACGACGGCCGCCTCTACAAGGGCAAGACCGGTGTGGCCCGCCTGGCGCTGGAGTCGCGGGTGCCGGTCGTTCCGTGGGCGATGGTCAACACCTTCGAGATGATGCCCTCGGGCAGGGCCCTGCCCAAGCTGGGCATCCGCCCCGGGGTGAAGTTCGGCAAGCCGCTCGACTTCACCCGTTACTACGGGATGGAGGAGGACCGCCTCGTCCTGCGCGCCGTCACCGACGAGATCATGTACGCGCTGATGGAGCTCTCCGGCCAGGAGTACGTCGACAAGTACGCCGCGAGCGCCAAGGTCGAGGCCGCCCGCGCGGCCAAGGGGGCGAAGGAGGCCGCCAGACAGGCCGCCAAGGAGGCGCGCAGGCGTCCCTGA
- a CDS encoding alpha/beta hydrolase, which translates to MPVMPGAEAYHHAGGQVGVLLCHGFTGSPQSLRPWGEYLAAAGMTVALPRLPGHGTTWREMARTRWEDWYAELDKALADLRGSCAEVFVMGLSLGGCMALRLAEVHGDGIKGLVVVNPSIVNDAPLLRLAPLLKFVIASVPGVAGDIKKEGAAELGYTRTPVKAAATLLRLWSLTRSELGKITQPVLVFHSPQDHVVKPVSVRILRERLTGGNLNVVELADSYHVATLDNDADRIFAGSLEFITSNASVPLQRD; encoded by the coding sequence ATGCCAGTCATGCCCGGTGCGGAGGCGTACCACCATGCGGGGGGACAGGTCGGCGTCCTGCTCTGCCACGGTTTCACCGGATCGCCACAGTCGTTGCGCCCCTGGGGCGAGTACCTGGCGGCGGCGGGCATGACGGTGGCGCTGCCGAGGCTGCCCGGCCACGGCACCACCTGGCGGGAGATGGCCCGCACCCGCTGGGAAGACTGGTACGCCGAGCTGGACAAGGCCCTGGCGGACCTGCGCGGCAGCTGCGCCGAGGTCTTCGTCATGGGCCTGTCGCTCGGCGGGTGCATGGCGCTGCGGCTGGCCGAGGTGCACGGCGACGGGATCAAGGGATTGGTGGTCGTCAACCCCTCGATCGTCAACGACGCGCCGCTGCTCAGGCTGGCGCCGCTGCTCAAGTTCGTGATCGCGTCGGTGCCCGGCGTGGCCGGGGACATCAAGAAGGAGGGGGCGGCCGAGCTCGGCTACACGCGTACGCCGGTCAAGGCCGCGGCCACCCTCCTGCGGCTGTGGTCGCTGACCCGGTCGGAGCTGGGTAAGATCACGCAACCTGTCCTGGTTTTCCATAGTCCGCAGGATCATGTTGTGAAACCGGTGAGTGTGCGTATTCTGCGTGAGAGGCTGACCGGGGGGAATCTGAATGTGGTGGAGCTCGCCGACAGCTACCACGTCGCGACGCTTGACAACGATGCTGATCGGATCTTTGCGGGGAGCCTGGAGTTCATCACCTCGAACGCGTCTGTACCCTTGCAGAGAGACTGA
- a CDS encoding endonuclease/exonuclease/phosphatase family protein, whose translation MLRIASYNVRSMKDDVPALGRVVAALRADVLCVQEAPRFLCWRRRRRRLAAFGGLTVAAGRRRGGVAVLTGPGVRLLHGEGRLLEPFFPLERRAIAIAVVESEGRRVAVGSIHLDLDETARRHHAAEAMRLLREVADRFDALPVLAGDINEQSGQPSWRHLTERLTDCYPVSPRGDGFTFPARGPHKRIDAIFAMDGLSVVSCGGVDADPADLVAATDHLPVIADLDHPRPEAGDRPGPAAGADPGTTPVRSSGVGDHPGATPGEPDPDPPGEPGEPGGREFP comes from the coding sequence GCGCCGACGTGCTCTGCGTGCAGGAGGCCCCCCGGTTCCTGTGCTGGCGCCGCAGGCGAAGGCGGCTGGCCGCCTTCGGCGGGCTGACCGTGGCCGCGGGCCGCCGCAGGGGCGGGGTCGCCGTGCTGACCGGCCCCGGGGTGCGGCTGCTGCACGGGGAGGGCCGTCTCCTGGAGCCCTTCTTCCCCCTGGAGCGGCGCGCCATCGCGATCGCCGTGGTGGAGTCGGAAGGACGGCGGGTCGCCGTCGGCTCCATCCACCTGGATCTCGACGAGACCGCCCGGCGTCACCACGCGGCCGAGGCGATGAGGCTCCTGCGGGAGGTGGCCGACCGGTTCGACGCGCTGCCGGTGCTGGCCGGAGACATCAACGAGCAGTCCGGCCAGCCGAGCTGGCGGCACCTCACCGAGCGGCTGACCGACTGCTACCCGGTCTCGCCGCGCGGCGACGGCTTCACCTTCCCCGCCAGGGGCCCGCACAAGCGGATCGACGCGATCTTCGCGATGGACGGCCTATCCGTGGTCTCCTGCGGCGGGGTCGACGCCGACCCCGCCGACCTGGTGGCCGCCACCGACCACCTGCCGGTGATCGCTGATCTGGACCACCCGCGCCCCGAGGCCGGAGACCGTCCGGGCCCGGCCGCGGGCGCCGATCCCGGTACGACCCCGGTGAGATCATCCGGTGTCGGCGACCACCCGGGCGCCACGCCGGGGGAGCCCGATCCCGACCCTCCCGGGGAGCCGGGAGAGCCGGGAGGGCGGGAGTTTCCGTGA